The sequence gcgcagaacaaatattaattgcagctcgaatgccgaaccttttgatcatttttttcagcaacattatttcaagttcaaaccgcattttattttaaactagcaggcccgacgaactttgtttcgcccaaaattgcagaaatttctttttcatttgtatgggagactccctttccagaagggggaggggtttcgaaccactacagaaacatatttttccTTTCAATTCCTCCACATGTTAGATTTGATTCCATTTgtttgattaattctcgagttaagaacaaattgatgttcaatttgtatgggagcctctctttccaaagcggggaggggtctcgaaccatcttaagaaacTTCATCGGCCCCAAAAACCGATGCACActaattttcacgccgattgcttcagtagtttccgagtctattaggttcagacagacagaaattcatttttatgtttatAGATATCCATAACCacgctattttatttaaatatttatgccttaaagctgtccccttaatgaagtaaaataaaaacgctaacattttgacaaacaataccatcgtcattttttgcatttgtacatgtaaggtaacgtgaatattttttatgtggaagAAGTGGAAACAaatgacattctgattcaattaacgcttaatactacttggtaaaatgcattttttcataggtgggtcgcgagacatatagaattttgctaggtgggtcgcatacccaaaggtttgggaagctctgttCTAGATAGCACTTATTTGAATGACGGAGAGAGTTTTGTGGTTCATTTGTTTGAATTACATTATTCACCTCAGTACTGGGGGTTCGGTTTCCCTTTCCGGCTTAATTGGAATTGCACGGATTCCTGAGTTCGAGCCATTGCTAGCACCTCATCTAGTGTGTAGTCCTTTTCTAACCACTTGCGCTTCAATTTGTCGTCTTTGGTGTTTGACACGATTTGATCCACAATCATATTGTCCGTTTGACTTCCGAATGAACAGTTGGCTGCCTGTTTCTTTAGGCGAATTGCGTATTTGTCCAGCTTTTCATTTGGCTCTGGAAGTATTTGCCGAAACCTCTGCCTTTCAAATGTTTTCGACACGCGGGGTATAAAATACTCATCCAGTACTTGAAGAGCCGCATGATAACGGTTGCTCAGAAGATGCGATTCATTTACCTGTATTTTCGAAACAATTCTACGGATGTCGGAACCGCCAAACAGCATTAATGATTTATACTTTTCTTCGTGATCAACCACATTTTTCCAATCGAGATACGCCTCGAAATGCTCTCGCCACTTCTCCCAGCGGGCCGCTGGATTGCCCTCATCGTCTTCAACAAATGGCGGCACAATCTGGTTGACCTaatgaatgtattttttttttaataattatatGGTAGTATAGTCCTGTGTATGAGCATAACAGGTtaatttgttcttttttttctggtgactttttccaaaatttaaatAGAGACTTTCACACCAACCATTAATTTCAGTTTATTTAGTATTCATTGTCCTGATTATTTCAGATTTCACTGATTTCAAGAGGGTCATCCCGACTACCTTGAATCTCGATTCGTAAAATCCTGAACTAACCTCGATAGATTCATCAACTTTTGGGTCTCACAGTTATATTAGTGATCCTTTCGTTATTCAGTTTGGTACATGGTTAAGTGAGAGCCATCCCGGGCCTTCCGGGTCTCACTGGAGGGCCATCCCGTTTAATCGGGCCTCCGTTCAGATTTATTTATGTGAGGCGCATCCCGGCGTCCCGGGTCTCACTTTATGATTCGAAGGTCGTACTGGTATGTCGGGCCTCTTTTGGTACGTTAATTAATGGCTGGTTAAAAATTCTACTTTCCAATTTtatttctaggattttttttcttaccaTAGAATATGCCATTATTCAAAATCAAGGGACTTCCTTCCGAAACTTCCTCGTATTCTTCATTGATTCGCAAATAATCCcaatttcttccttcctttcaaCTTCCGCCAAATCGTTTTTCCGAGCGCTAAAGTTTTCACTCGTCGCCAAATATAGTATAGTAACTAAGACGACGGTTGGATACAGAATGATATTTATTTCTCGGTTCAATGTAACTTACATTCTTTTATGCTAACTAGATCCTACACTCATCTCAGACGAAAACGAGTGAATACGAACTTACAGTTTTGGCCGACATACACGTCCTAATGTCTACATACCGACAAGCCCAGATTGAGTGGAATAGTACGAATTTGTATTATCAAATTTGTGCAAAAAATATCCACTTTGAACGAATTTTATCAAAAGGTATTTAAAAATGTAAAGATTTATCTAACAACGGAGTACACCCGAGCTTGTTTTTTACTGTTTGTAGCGACCTTTTCTGCGTAATCATAGAGCATAAcagaatcaaatttaaattcttcATTAGACTTTAAAATCAAACTTGAATTTGATGCTAATATATTAATAGATATATTTTAGATTTACTCTGGCACATAGTATCAACGCCATTGAGAAGCTGCATGCATTAAACTCGAAATGCCtgattaaaacaaataaaagtaTCTGCATTTTTCCGGTTATAACACAGAAGCCAGTGACATTTATAAGAATATATTGCTGAGATACCCCTCTCACAGAACATTATCAAACTCCTCTTTCTAATAACCTCTAATATACATATTATCTTTTGATtcaagttggattttttttaacttttcgtaGCAAGAGAAAAACATattcaaaaaatgaaatttaattgGAATCTCGACGCAGCGCTCGAACTAAATAGTATTAAAAGGCTTACTCTTTTGTAAGTACGTACAGCAAACACTAAACACAGTAAtctaattaaaaatgtatttctTTAAACCCTGTGAAATGCAAAAATTTGAAACACATTTTTTGATGCCTTGGAATGCATAAAAATGTATAAAAGTATCTGCATAATTTCCGGTTATTAAAGGAGCTTACATCTACAAAATTACCCACCCCAATCAAGCTGATCTATTTCAGTTGGCGCGACATTTCTTAAATTAATCAATTCCTAAACCACTCAATTCACTCTCGCATTCAAATCTAATCGACGCCATCAAACTCAACCGTTTCGAATTTTGTCCAAGCGGAAACTAAACTGGGGCCGCCTCTAGCTCAATGGCAAATTACGCGACTTATTAAAAGCAAGAAGATGCTAAAAGCAAAATGCTTTTTCCTTATGAGTAGAATATTGTTATGATAGAAATATGATAGGCTGCGTTCGAGTTTGAAATGTGTTGATGACTCAAAAACACCCATGAAATACCAAGATGCGAGCCAGCAATGTCCTGAGTGAGGCAGGTAATTCCAAGAGGCAGACAAATTAAACTCAATCTGCTCCATATCGGACCCCCTATGACCTGCCGAAACAGCTCATCAAAGTCTCGAGACGCAGGATGCTCTCTCGGTGGTAACTGATTACAAGTCCCATTCATATCGCTCACCGTTGTTTACTTCAAAAGAACGTTTTAACAAAGGCCTTCCGAATTTACCAAAGCCTGCATTATACTAATGGTTGAACTGCGTCTCCGCCTATTTAACCAATACCTACAGCAGGAACGCTACTGGTGCGATGAGAACAGCGTCAACTGATGTCTACACCGACGTCGACGCTGACGCTGACGACGACTGACGACGACGACTGGAAGCGGTCCACGCTTTTCCGTAGTTCTCTTCCCGCGCTCGACCGGTAAGCAGCTTCAGTTTCAATTCGCGAGTTTCTTCGCCCGCTGGCAGGCACCGAGATTCGAGAAGACGACAGAAACCATCAACATCGATTAGCTACCGCACGCGGCTGATAAGGTACGCTTGCCCGTGGAGTGATTTACTGATCTACCTTTGGATCAGGTGAAACCGAGTTAATCCGAGACTGGGGGAGCCCATCGATTTATTCGCGACAGAGTGTTCAAATTGCGTGTTACAACGGGTTATCATTAGCACCTGGGCTCGAACTGTTGTGGTAGGAGGAAAGTGAGTAGCATGGGGGCGTTAAAAGAAACACAATAACGCCGCAATGCAAAGTGCTGTGTTCTTCAAACAGCGACGCAGAACGATTGCGGTGCGAAGTGTATTGAACTGATGCTGATAGGTATTTATATATGATGAGTGATTTGCTTATCAATTGACCATTTCGGGGCTAAATGGACAACACGCTGATCTGTATGTTAATTTGACATTACTATACTTGGCAGATAAGCTGGGGTGTTTGTTGCTGAAAGGAGCATCTCGTTATTGGTGAAGTGAAGAAATAGAACGCAGATCACAAAGGAAACAGTGCTTATCAACATACCATTATTGCTGAAAAGCAATTTAcaagaaacattttttgaaaatgatgtgACTGTGAATTTGGGTATTGTTTTCAAACTTCCGTTCATAAATTTCTCAGCTAACTTACTACCAAACTCTGGAATAGAAAGAAATAGTAGAGGGTTGTATCAAAGATAcgaccgcaaattgaacgtagaattacATAAAGTGCAATAGAGGATACGAAATTTgatcatcaacattttatgcATGTTCATGCCGGATGACTAACAgtcgaaatgtaggcaatttactgttAAAGTGCAATTTCAACATTGACTggcgaaattaaatttttcaatagttaaattcATTAAATTAATTGTTTAAAATAGTTGTATAGAATCTTAGAGTGTTTACTAATCGATTTATTGCTaaatctccggaatccgttgaaaaacagcTGTGTTATTGGTCCCAAATTGGAAACTTTGGGATGACCCCCTAATCTTACCgaaagacgtaattctacgtcaaaaaattggagGCTTGTTTATTGAATTATCTTTGCAAGATTACAGACGTGGTTTGTATAATATTCCATATTATTCTACTAGCTTGGCAGTAGAATGGTAGTCTTCActgcctcgtacttgactcgttgaataatgaaatttaaTTGTATGGTAGAAATCCATCTTCCATAAACATTGTGTCCCAAGTTATTGCGTAGATGACTAGTTCGACTCTTGTTCTGTACTAGGACCATTCCTGGTGAAATGGATTCATCATATCCTGTGTTTTCTAAGCAAAGATGATGCAATGCGGCAATTTAATTAATAAGTAGCAATGATTAAGGGTTTAATAATAccttcaataaattaaattttcaaaaaaaaaagatctgtATCCAATTGCGAAATTACCGCAAAAATTTTAATCAACATCATCAAAGAACTAGACACAGCCGCAACATGCGCTAAAATATGATTTGGGGCAAGTGTGCCATATGAGCAAATGAACCACCACCCTATTAAACAACTCTGCAGGTACACAGCTAGATTCGATCGTATTACCATATATAGAATAGTCAAATATTCACTTTTTattgatcaattttttaaaGAGCGTCAATATTATGTGCAATTTAATAAAAGTCCAACGAATTTAAATTAGCCGTCAGATTACATAGAAATAAATGATCGAGAGAGTGTCTATAGCAGTATGAAACTGAATGAAAAAGTAATTATTTCTAGCGGTCaattaaaagaaaatatttgttcGAAAATATTTCAATCATTTCAATCAAGCAATTTATTGTTGAACTGTATAGCCGTCATAATTAAAAAATCCAATATCGaattgttttactataaaaataaaattcaatctaatgtaatttgaactgttttcttcggatattttatttaaaaaaagtgtatgaaaaaatctaagCTTTTGTATAgctacgatacttaacaacccgtacattctaatgcaaaaacttcatttacaattgaataaacggttcataacaatgctttctaatgtatttctattatttcatctacaatataatctatggtcaatttattgtttttgatagtaatgttacaataaattgtatttttttgcctttctcgtacactaagtgtacgtaaaggctataatactgcttcaaaaacatgttttttctataatattttttatttggatGCTCATCGAATCCTTCCAGCTTAtgccaccttctggatacttgggtCGCCGTGGTTGGTCCTAAGTACGTTTTTTTTAATACTTCAAATGATTGCAAGTCCTCCTCTTGCATGGTCAAAGTTTCATGTCCATAGACGATCACCGGTCTTAAAAGCGTTTTATACAAAAGTACATTTAGTGCTGGCGTGAATCGTGtttgatcgcagtttcttctgaagcccgACTTGCACAAATGATGTGCCTCCATtgttcacgactaacattattatcagccgttagcaatgGTCCAAGGGAGACGAAAAATACCTCAACCACttcttcccaggcggaccctgtcgcgcttggTACCAAATCTATAGCACGTACTTTGtcttcaccaccagtccaacttttgttgcctcACGATTCTCGTCcaaaattttccatagttcTAAGCGGTCTATAGTGTCGTATGCCGCTTTGATATCgataaacagatggtgcgtttgggcctggtattcacggcatttttgaaggatttgccgtacaataaagatctggtccggTGTCGCTTCCCACAtactcattcactattggtgagagacgacggaagatgatcagGGATATCTTTTGTAGGCGGCTTTAAGGATGGATGGCGCTCGAAAGTTCGCACACTCCAGCTTATCACCTTCCTTGTAGTTGGGGCATATggccccttccttccactcctacggtagctgttcagttccccagattctgactatcagtttgtgctgctttccgggcccatcttggtAAGCTCAGTTCCGATTCCattcttaccagctgctttattgttcTTGAACTGTTTGatgacatccttaacttccAGGCCGTATTTCGCGGATTTGCTCTtccagtcgcgaaaatcgcggttccTTCACTTTCGGTTCACTTTCTTGAAAATTGCGGTTTTGGAATTTTCTGAAATTGATTGGTTAATTTCGAGATgtgtaatgttttttttttcatgaggaGTAAGCAATACTTTGGgattcaaacatattataaTCCTCataatattttaattatcgTATGATTGTTGGTTGATATTTACACGACATTTAACAGACCATCTGTTGACCTGACAAATTAATTATATTGTAATTCTGGATATTCGGAACGCCGAATTGTGTTTAATAGTTACCTAatctttgttttcaatattGTTGACAGTGGTTCCATGAATGTTTTTGCAAAAACGCGGACCAGTATTACAAATTGGGGAACGACACTTTGTTCATTTTGCACTCCAAGGGTGTTATTTTCCGGATCCAATGCATTGAAATTCGCAACTGGGAACGCCGAAACTGAGCTAAAATATGCTGGCTATCGTACGTAATCATGCTGGTTTTTATCAGCTCTGTACACGGTTGAGCGATAGAGAGGTCCTTCATCTTTTCGAGTCTGCATCCAGTTCTGCTCCAGTACTCCAGGCTGCTTATTTCAACTATTTACtatctacacgcaaaaaaagcgttctcgaattcgtgaaccagcaaaaatacaacGTGATTCAACTCATGGAGTTGGGAACACCAgttacgttttccagaacgttccaggaaacgtgactgtattcccgaatccgtagCTGTTGTTCCTGAAAAAATACAGCCCTTTGTACTGtcatggcgtaatctgaataggctattagatattttttcggattaaaaagtttttgttatttcacgATCAAAAATTCCTCGTTTCTTTGTTTGCATGTGCCTAGTGTTGTTAAAGATCATATGCTTGTCATTTGATAAATTTTTCTTAAACTTTTATAGAAACCCaagtacacaggattctgtttttacacgattttttttcgctcgtatttttgatcgtgtgactttaatttaccaccaaactcttcgcaacatgtttcaaaaaattcaaataaatcaaagaaaaatcacatgataattaataataTGCGTTacacatttaggatgagtggaaagttgagaaaatgtaaatcgtgtaaaaacagaatccagtgtaatttaataattttaaatcagCCCGCCATAACACTTGAGTGGTCTAAAATGTTTAAACAAAGAtacataggatttttttttcaaaaatgtcactTGTCATTCGACATAATGCCATTTgtatgacattttgcctcccatgCCTTTATGGCTTAACTACATATTAACAGCATTGTCCTGCCAGACGCTATAACGCTATAGGTACGTTCCACCTCATAATTGATATCGCGCTTCCTAAAAAGAGATTTAGACAAATGGATgccaatgacattttacaacactgctcgTGCCTGAGCACATTACTTCATGGGAAATCACGGTTGGTTGCAAATCCGATGATCCACTGCTCGGGATAGATGGATGGTCAATGGACGATGCAATCCCTCCGACTGGGTACTTGTATGTTCATGGGGAGCAGAATCACACAActcctatactgccgctaaccgcgagtcgagcacatctgtatatggcgtccatatacagatgtgctcgacttacGGTAAGCGGCGATATATTCCCTTCTACTATTCAGTGAAGAAAGATCCATTCATCGCATCGTGGAACACCGTATATTGATCAATTTGTTAAACATTCCGCAGACCTTATAGTCTTTTCTATCTGCCTCTGCATCTATTTATCAGAGAGTTCTTCAAGCTTTGTTGGGTAGGATTTTAGGACCTGTCTGGAGAATCAGATTAGAAAAATCAAGTTCTTAAGGATTCTGGTCCTCTGGGTTTCTAAATAGTTACcacattgaaattatttctgcTTTACCATTCAAACATTATAAGGcatttccttttttcctttgttcaaagTATCGATAAATTAAAAGCAACAGtattgaaattttgcattttaatATGTTTCCACGTGATAAGGCCATTATTTTCATTTGTCGCGGTTTTGGTTTTGAAGTCGCGAATTaatccaataactgtctccgttacggaggttgatccacagaccttgactctatggagttggtaaacttcctggagcccacgacaacaacaagaactacaaggaatacaaacatatacccagaaggggtcacacaacttgtttattcttcaataactgcctccattacggaggttgatccacagaccttgactctatggagttcgtagactacctggcatcaatgacaacatcaagatctacttgaatTACAAATATATTGttagtcgcggatttcgcggattggaATGTGAtcagtttgtaacagccctgaacttccctcaaggtgggggctgggtGACTTCCGCGAGACCGATGTAGCTATTTCCTCCACTGTCTGTGCTCTCAGCCATTTAAGTGTTCCTcgtagtgttgcttccaccaTTCGACCACCAAACtgtcgtccgtcaagatgcttccaTCGTTATCCCTACACATCTCGGCTCGTGGCACCAAGCGGGATGCATTGAGCTTCTGAAAGAACTTGTGTTTCATCCCGCTAAAAAGAAATGACCAAATTTTCCCGGACGAGTGAAGTCTAGTCCTccaattccagaaaaaaacagcGTCTCTCCCCGTGGCGTTCCTATACTGACCAAACCCGTTGACCTTCTGCATATCCAAGCTCGTTGAGAGGTTTAGTTAGTCAACCATCGACAACGGGAGAAACTTGAAACAAACGGAAGATTTGGTTTTTGGCAGCACGCCTTTCGCCATGGCTATGGACGGGGTCCTACATTGCAGAGTTTTGCTAGCCTAGGAGACGCCTCCAGGACGCCTTCAAGCAAGGTAAACTCGATCACTTTGGTATATTCAGACATCTTGAAGGCGTTTAGTCGCACATGAACGCTTTATATTGTCCAAGACCTTATCGAGGAAACCGATCATGGCCCTTACCAACTCAGCCAGGGTAGTCTAAGCACCCTTGGATCTAGAGCATATTCGGTAACTAGTGCTagtaccgtggataatcaaaattcggacacactcaaacttcggacgcttcaattcgtatgggaaattttctgaaatatttcatcgaaatgtttcgtgaAGCTGGATCGGAAAGACTAATAGTTTTcgcttgttttagtatagttacattttaataggacatgttaaaacaatgcGATGAAATGATTAAAAGACAGTCAGAACTGTGcagtgaaaattgttttcaattattcttcccggtacggtgtaatcaggtgtccgaagtttgaatctttgtgtccgaaatatgaatacaaccccgccggtgtccgaggtttgaatcaaacagaagccggacattttcataaattgcaaacattcttcgcaatatctggcacatattaaatacgtagtttaaagatgaatactgtacttagtgattgcaatggtgatttaaacgATGTGATGTAAAATGTGAGTTAACAGGATGATTGTACATCAggaagtgcttaagcgtccgaagtttgagtttgcacggtactTAAGTTTTACgaggttttacaaaaaaaaagtacacGACATTTGCGTGGATTTCAGGGCACTGCAAACCTCCTAGCAACAACACTGAGCGAGGGATACCAAGGCTGCCGACCATTTGGAAAGATTATAACCGCAGTTGGAGAACCACCACAACACCAACAATTTGCCTAACCTTAGGGACCAACAGGTTCCCGATTTCTGCGGCTTTCTCATTCTCAACGGTTGCAACGGTCGCTCACGCTAAAAACACACCTTCTCGCTGCAATAAAAACGCAATCATTAACTGGCTGTCGATTGTCATCGGGAGATCTGTTTAAGCGTGAGTATTATGGAAGCCAGAGATCAGCTTTTAGTAGTCCAAAAAACTACACAAGACTGAGTAATACTTTAGTAAATTCAAATTGTGCTCGTTTTACAAATAGCTTTTCAATTGTAATTTAgaatttcaatagaaaatatcaaaccgataaaaatatatgaaacaTAAGTATATTGATAAGCATGAACGGTCGGTGACTGGTTATGTGCCGATACACAGCTGTCAACCGTCTGCAAAAAGAAATAAATCCATCGTTCGGTGTATTAACGACTTAATCGATGATAAACCATTCCTGTATTCCGGAAACACGATAACCGAATATCAACTGCTTCGAATTTTATCAATCCAGAAAATAAACGAAGCATTGTATACGGCCACATGCAATTCTTCATCGTGGCATTGCGTTCATTCAGTTTGTTATCAGGTGGCGCTTGACTCTTGCACTGGGATGATCCTTTCATGTCATCATTGTTTGACATAACCTCCGTTCGTAATAGCAGCCGGCATGGCGAAAAACAGACTAATTTGCGATAATAAGAAGCGATTGTTGATTTCAACGCAATGTCCGAGTTTTTTTTCGGTTGGTAACTAAAAATCTCACAAAACATATATACTTGATAACTGTTTATAAATATCAAACCTgagaaaaaaactgttttttataATTGTTACCTAGATCAGATGATTGACTGCTTCTTATCAGATCTTTTAAAGCAATCGACGCGGATTTCTGTGATCACAATAAGGAGAGCATAAAATAATCACCTTCATGGATCAACTTCGGCCCGAGTTTAACAATactcgcatgattattcaaaaccaaTGACGGGAAATATGTCATATCGATTTCATGGAACTAATTTGTTTATAACTTTTTTTACAAGTTATTTAcaattcgggactgatttgtgatttgggcgtaacttattttgtagcCAATTAattgtacacagaaaaaaataatgaaaaataaacagcgcgtaaaactcgACATGCGGAAAATTACGCTATTCTACGTTGAAATGGTACTCTTCCTAACaacattgcttacaacttgtatgcaatattgacgattcacgtcaaatattttaCACATATAGGTTATATcccgtgtggaattacgctaaaaatggcgttccatttatgtgcatcatTTTTAGCGTatatttcagtggatttttctatctgtgtattttttatataaacatgtagctcttaaggtcactcctgacagaatccaagtttcaaaatgctcgcgttttcgggggcacaccactcgatacggcggcggcggacaactgtcatttttgttgattcagctttgctgcgtcgcagcatgcatgaaaaaataaaaatgacagttgtgcattgcttccgtatcgagtggtgtgcccccgaaaacgcgagcactttgaaacttggattctatcaggagtgaccttaaagacaaGCATCAGAGAATCCAAAAATTAAATCACATTTGCAAAGGCGccactcaatacggaggcagcggataacttttgtttttattatttcagctttgctgcgtcgcagcatgcgtgtaataatgaaaatgacagttgtgtgatGCTTTCATAtggaatggtgtgcccttgaaaacacgagtgaattttgttttggatagAGCTGTTtggaaagagctgtcgaaaggagatgcgtaATGAGGCCTCTGATTCTGGCGTCGTGAGAgccgaatgaattattggcagtggctgattttctactcgccgctatcacatcccggcgctatagtatatgcgcaaaatagccagcatgagttaaccgccagaaatttgtacggcgaaagacatctaacgcgggttttctcaagattaggaacttttcatgaaaaactatttggtaccggttatgaaggatggtgtccgctactacgcctaccaaatattttttcgattaaggtgcttaatttcgaGTAATCGAAccgtagatgcctttcgccatactgatttcagaaagttaactccttctgtgccgctgtaagcacgctcaaagcaggcgattcattagtgtcaaatgacattaaggtgaaactgtccagaatccaaataaattttgccTCGCATTTTTAGAGGCACCAATCTCATCAAAGAAGCAACGAAcaactgtcatctttttattttggctttgctgcgtcgcagcaagcatagaataaaaagatgacagctGCTCGTTGCTTCAGTTTGATTACTTCAGTTTGATTGCAGTTACAAGATCAGATCTACGTGGGTATTAATTTTAATCATtaaaaattgtttagttttttctgaaattcgTTAGCTTgtgaaatgtaaataaatattcacTGATCAACATAAATATGTTTAgaggaggtgagccagccaacggctgaaagcctctttaataaagatataaaaaaatatgtttagaagtgaagtgacaaatagaaatttcaacaATAGCAATCGAATATTAAAAGCTCTGAAAGGCTCATGAGCGGCGTCCTTGATAATCTGAATATATGTTGAACATTCACGAACGTGCTAACGTTG comes from Armigeres subalbatus isolate Guangzhou_Male chromosome 2, GZ_Asu_2, whole genome shotgun sequence and encodes:
- the LOC134209176 gene encoding uncharacterized protein LOC134209176 — protein: MAYSMVNQIVPPFVEDDEGNPAARWEKWREHFEAYLDWKNVVDHEEKYKSLMLFGGSDIRRIVSKIQVNESHLLSNRYHAALQVLDEYFIPRVSKTFERQRFRQILPEPNEKLDKYAIRLKKQAANCSFGSQTDNMIVDQIVSNTKDDKLKRKWLEKDYTLDEVLAMARTQESVQFQLSRKGKPNPQY